The sequence GCCGTGTACGCCGGAAGAGCATCAAGGGAACAAGGAAATACGAAGGTAAAAGGAGACTAAACTAAATAGAAAAGAAAGTAAGCACTTCAATTTTAAAAAGAAAGAAATGGACACTAATGAGTAGATGTACTTCAGTATCAGGAATCTGATAAGTAAACATACTTCTATTTAGGAGAACATAAGACAAATATAGTTACCTAACGAGCTCTCCTCGGGTATCCCAAACTGCATTCTGTTGGCCAGCTTCCTCATATCTGTTACTGCATATCTGACAGAGGGATAGAAGTTAGCAAAAACAAAAGGAGAACCTTATACAGAAAGAAAGATAACCTGCAACAGTGCCTAAGAGTTCTAAACACAAATAACATAACTACCTCTCCTTCATTTTCCGCAAACGACGACCACCCCTCTTCTTTTTAGGCTCGGAATCAGGAACTGGAAGAGGTTTTGGTTGCTTTGCTGGAGGCGGCTCTTGCCACTTCTCAATTTTCTTCCGGATCTCTTCCCTCAAGTTCCTTCCCGTCTTCCCGGTTGGATCTCCTCTTATTGAATCAACTCTTGCTGCAAGTGTTGATTTTGCAGCCAAAACTCGGCAAGCGCGCATTTTCAAAGCAGGAGGTGTAGTTTGGAAAATTTCTGTGTGCTCAAGATACCCCACACGATATTGCGAAGTTGCAGTAGAAAATCCTGCCAGAGTCTTTCTCTTTGCACCAAGAAGCTGAACATTACAAGCTGGCATCTTAGCTAATGCTGTCAAACCACCAGCGGTCCCCATAAGTTTTGCAGCAACAGCACTTCCAACGATAGCAGATAGATTTGGTGCAATATATCCCATTCTACTCTCTACAAAGTCAAGAACTTCCTTTTTTGCTATATCAAGAGCAAGAGCTCGATCACAGGCTTCAATAGTCTTATTGAGAGAATCTTCAGGGAGTGGCTTTCCGACAGTAGTGGATGCTGTAACAGATACAACCATAATGACAGCTGATGGTACGAGCCCTTCCAAATCAACTAGGGTTAAGTCTACTTCATTTCCAATCTTCTTTACCACTCTAGCATAATCAATTGGGTGATGAACCAGAGACTCGAGCTCAGGAAATTTAAGCCGATACTTATCCCTGATAAAATTGTGAATGATAACTATCTCATTTTCAATGTCAACCGACAGTGCATTGCAGTCTACTATAAGTTGATATTCAGGATTGTCTTCTGAACTAAAGCCTTGCTCCTCAGTTTCAGACCCCTTCTGCAGTGCAGCTTCAACTTTCTGCAAATATTTCACAAACCCAATTTAGAAAGCTAAAACAAAAGTAGCAACCATAAACAAAAGCTCAAAAGAAATTAGGGATGACCTGCATTATGTCGATGTAGCGTTGTGACTTCTGCAATTTAGAGACACTATCCAGATCCTCATAGTTTAAAGATTCAATGTCAGCAATGTCACCATCACTATCTTCATCCATATCACTTTCGTGCCCTTCATCCTCGTGCTGAGATATAAAACAAAGTTTACTCACGATAAGTTAATTGACCAAGGATATTGTGGAAGTTAACTATTTCATCAAAGAAAATTAGTACTCACAGGAACGTTAGCTTCACTATCTGATAAATCGTCAAGATCCGCCAAGAAAGAATCAGCAAGTATAGCCATTCTTTAAGCTTTAACAGTAGTATAAATGTTGCTATCAGTAGCACAAATCTGCAATACACAATATAAGAGTAATAACGAATTAAAAGACCACAACAAGAATAAAATCTAAACTATTAACGAGTTTCGAAACCCCATGGGCCATCTTAAAAATAAGATTATGATAAATAATTATAAACCTAGAAAAC comes from Papaver somniferum cultivar HN1 chromosome 7, ASM357369v1, whole genome shotgun sequence and encodes:
- the LOC113297917 gene encoding U4/U6 small nuclear ribonucleoprotein Prp31 homolog isoform X1, with amino-acid sequence MAILADSFLADLDDLSDSEANVPHEDEGHESDMDEDSDGDIADIESLNYEDLDSVSKLQKSQRYIDIMQKVEAALQKGSETEEQGFSSEDNPEYQLIVDCNALSVDIENEIVIIHNFIRDKYRLKFPELESLVHHPIDYARVVKKIGNEVDLTLVDLEGLVPSAVIMVVSVTASTTVGKPLPEDSLNKTIEACDRALALDIAKKEVLDFVESRMGYIAPNLSAIVGSAVAAKLMGTAGGLTALAKMPACNVQLLGAKRKTLAGFSTATSQYRVGYLEHTEIFQTTPPALKMRACRVLAAKSTLAARVDSIRGDPTGKTGRNLREEIRKKIEKWQEPPPAKQPKPLPVPDSEPKKKRGGRRLRKMKERYAVTDMRKLANRMQFGIPEESSLGDGLGEGYGMLGQAGNGKLRVSVGQSKLAAKVAKKSKIKSYGSVSGTTSGLTSSLAFTPVQGIELSNPQAHANQLGSGTQSTYFSEVGTFSKIKRI
- the LOC113297917 gene encoding U4/U6 small nuclear ribonucleoprotein Prp31 homolog isoform X2 is translated as MAILADSFLADLDDLSDSEANVPHEDEGHESDMDEDSDGDIADIESLNYEDLDSVSKLQKSQRYIDIMQKVEAALQKGSETEEQGFSSEDNPEYQLIVDCNALSVDIENEIVIIHNFIRDKYRLKFPELESLVHHPIDYARVVKKIGNEVDLTLVDLEGLVPSAVIMVVSVTASTTVGKPLPEDSLNKTIEACDRALALDIAKKEVLDFVESRMGYIAPNLSAIVGSAVAAKLMGTAGGLTALAKMPACNVQLLGAKRKTLAGFSTATSQYRVGYLEHTEIFQTTPPALKMRACRVLAAKSTLAARVDSIRGDPTGKTGRNLREEIRKKIEKWQEPPPAKQPKPLPVPDSEPKKKRGGRRLRKMKERYAVTDMRKLANRMQFGIPEESSLDFLIILYQS